Proteins co-encoded in one Aethina tumida isolate Nest 87 chromosome 7, icAetTumi1.1, whole genome shotgun sequence genomic window:
- the LOC109595027 gene encoding bestrophin-2 isoform X1, with the protein MTVTYTSEVTSGRGISAFLKLLLRWKGSIYKIVWIDLLIFISLYYIIFISYTYSTNEHYTNYLVKIINYCRKYRDMIPLSFVLGFYVSLVMTRWWDQYRTIPFPDNLAILVGAIVKGQDERARIVRRTIVRYACVAFTITLTMMSPKVKKRFPTTGHLVETGLITKEEKKIMEDLDLEYPSYSKYWLPLAWGSNITTRARHEGLITDDEAMQSIIDELNSFRSKLGGMLDYDWISVPLVYTQVVTLAVYTYFLISLFSNQSINGDESTDICFPLIPILEFFFYMGWLKVAESLINPFGEDDDDFEVNWMVDRHIQVCYLLVDKIHHEHPKLMKDTYWARAPKVLPYTIAAQNYMSECPIESTKNIKVKKNEQDLLIPDLDEIYYVFQTDGKTRGSTSVWNILKNPSGKRIHGIPLNSISKPETEVLDENIEINEYETTGPDRIKYQSQMTMKDLNPEVTEFEMLRKARLEEHRQKIMDYLKLIKSDNLEDKSDSHKKID; encoded by the exons atgacagTAACATATACTAGTGAAGTCACTTCCGGCAGAGGAATTAGtgcatttttgaaattattattaag atgGAAAGGAAGCATTTACAAAATAGTATGgatagatttattaatatttatttcactatATTACATTATCTTCATTTCTTACACCTACTCAACAAATGAACATTACacgaa ttacctcgtgaaaataattaactattgtAGAAAATACCGTGATATGATACCTCTCAGTTTCGTATTGGGTTTCTATGTCAGTCTTGTTATGACCAGATGGTGGGATCAATACAGGACCATTCCGTTTCCGGATAATTTAGCTATACTTGTCGGAGCCATAGTCAAAGGCCAA GATGAAAGGGCGAGAATTGTAAGAAGAACAATAGTTAGATACGCATGTGTAGCATTTACGATAACACTTACCATGATGTCCCCTAAAGTAAAAAAACGATTTCCGACAACAGGGCATCTTGTTGAAACGGGACTTATTACCaaagaagagaaaaaaataatggaggATTTGGATTTGGAATATCCAAGTTATTCGAAATattg GCTACCATTAGCTTGGGGATCTAACATAACAACTAGAGCAAGGCATGAAGGTCTTATTACTGATGATGAAGCCATGCAATCTATTATTGATGAATTAAATTCCTTTAGAAGTAAATTAGGTGGAATGCTGGATTACGATTGGATAAGTGTTCCACTAGTTTATACTCAG GTAGTTACTTTGGCTGTATAtacttattttctaataagtcTTTTCTCTAACCAAAGCATTAATGGAGATGAATCAACCGATATTTGCTTTCCTCTTATACCAAttcttgaatttttcttttatatggGCTGGCTAAAAGTAGCAGAATCTTTAATCAATCCATTCGGTGAAGACGATGACGACTTTGAAGTAAATTGGATGGTTGATAGACATATACAA gtTTGTTATTTACTGGTAGACAAAATTCATCATGAACATCCAAAACTGATGAAAGATACGTATTGGGCAAGGGCACCAAAGGTTCTACCATACACAATAGCTGCGCAAAACTATATGTCCGAATGTCCCATAGaatctactaaaaatataaaagtcaaGAAGAACGaacaagatttattaataccaGACTTGGACGAG ATCTATTATGTATTTCAGACAGATGGAAAAACAAGAGGaa gtACTTCagtttggaatattttaaaaaatccatctGGTAAAAGAATTCATGGGATTCCCTTAAACTCGATAAGCAAGCCAGAAACTGAAGTGTTAGATGAAAATATTGAG ataaacgAGTATGAAACAACTGGACCAGACAGAATTAAGTATCAGTCTCAAATGACAATGAAAGATTTAAACCCTGAAGTTACagaatttgaaatgttaagGAAGGCGCGTTTGGAGGAACATAGACAAAAAATTATGGATTAtctcaaattaattaagagtgATAATTTAGAGGACAAATCTGATAgtcacaaaaaaattgattaa
- the LOC109595027 gene encoding bestrophin-2 isoform X2, whose protein sequence is MTVTYTSEVTSGRGISAFLKLLLRWKGSIYKIVWIDLLIFISLYYIIFISYTYSTNEHYTNYLVKIINYCRKYRDMIPLSFVLGFYVSLVMTRWWDQYRTIPFPDNLAILVGAIVKGQDERARIVRRTIVRYACVAFTITLTMMSPKVKKRFPTTGHLVETGLITKEEKKIMEDLDLEYPSYSKYWLPLAWGSNITTRARHEGLITDDEAMQSIIDELNSFRSKLGGMLDYDWISVPLVYTQVVTLAVYTYFLISLFSNQSINGDESTDICFPLIPILEFFFYMGWLKVAESLINPFGEDDDDFEVNWMVDRHIQVCYLLVDKIHHEHPKLMKDTYWARAPKVLPYTIAAQNYMSECPIESTKNIKVKKNEQDLLIPDLDETDGKTRGSTSVWNILKNPSGKRIHGIPLNSISKPETEVLDENIEINEYETTGPDRIKYQSQMTMKDLNPEVTEFEMLRKARLEEHRQKIMDYLKLIKSDNLEDKSDSHKKID, encoded by the exons atgacagTAACATATACTAGTGAAGTCACTTCCGGCAGAGGAATTAGtgcatttttgaaattattattaag atgGAAAGGAAGCATTTACAAAATAGTATGgatagatttattaatatttatttcactatATTACATTATCTTCATTTCTTACACCTACTCAACAAATGAACATTACacgaa ttacctcgtgaaaataattaactattgtAGAAAATACCGTGATATGATACCTCTCAGTTTCGTATTGGGTTTCTATGTCAGTCTTGTTATGACCAGATGGTGGGATCAATACAGGACCATTCCGTTTCCGGATAATTTAGCTATACTTGTCGGAGCCATAGTCAAAGGCCAA GATGAAAGGGCGAGAATTGTAAGAAGAACAATAGTTAGATACGCATGTGTAGCATTTACGATAACACTTACCATGATGTCCCCTAAAGTAAAAAAACGATTTCCGACAACAGGGCATCTTGTTGAAACGGGACTTATTACCaaagaagagaaaaaaataatggaggATTTGGATTTGGAATATCCAAGTTATTCGAAATattg GCTACCATTAGCTTGGGGATCTAACATAACAACTAGAGCAAGGCATGAAGGTCTTATTACTGATGATGAAGCCATGCAATCTATTATTGATGAATTAAATTCCTTTAGAAGTAAATTAGGTGGAATGCTGGATTACGATTGGATAAGTGTTCCACTAGTTTATACTCAG GTAGTTACTTTGGCTGTATAtacttattttctaataagtcTTTTCTCTAACCAAAGCATTAATGGAGATGAATCAACCGATATTTGCTTTCCTCTTATACCAAttcttgaatttttcttttatatggGCTGGCTAAAAGTAGCAGAATCTTTAATCAATCCATTCGGTGAAGACGATGACGACTTTGAAGTAAATTGGATGGTTGATAGACATATACAA gtTTGTTATTTACTGGTAGACAAAATTCATCATGAACATCCAAAACTGATGAAAGATACGTATTGGGCAAGGGCACCAAAGGTTCTACCATACACAATAGCTGCGCAAAACTATATGTCCGAATGTCCCATAGaatctactaaaaatataaaagtcaaGAAGAACGaacaagatttattaataccaGACTTGGACGAG ACAGATGGAAAAACAAGAGGaa gtACTTCagtttggaatattttaaaaaatccatctGGTAAAAGAATTCATGGGATTCCCTTAAACTCGATAAGCAAGCCAGAAACTGAAGTGTTAGATGAAAATATTGAG ataaacgAGTATGAAACAACTGGACCAGACAGAATTAAGTATCAGTCTCAAATGACAATGAAAGATTTAAACCCTGAAGTTACagaatttgaaatgttaagGAAGGCGCGTTTGGAGGAACATAGACAAAAAATTATGGATTAtctcaaattaattaagagtgATAATTTAGAGGACAAATCTGATAgtcacaaaaaaattgattaa